The proteins below come from a single Chryseobacterium sp. MA9 genomic window:
- a CDS encoding TonB-dependent receptor, which translates to MKKVKIVLGLLFLGLGTMAYAQTTQASIVGKVIGPGSMAQEKVKVTIVNESTGFRTETETNSKGEYIFKEIPLGGPYTVIVNDDKKEGYNVNFGDQVTVNMDLGNEKSIEEVKIIGNLKNKIGNLGAATAISAKNISILPVNGRNFANLAELSPLSGKGGNLSGQLGSSTNFTIDGMTAKNPTSAGATTSRSGAPFSISIEAVREFKITTNQYDVTLGRSGGGTVSAVTKSGTNKFSGSAWEYLRTNWLSSPYDIRGNKRNNDFSTSQFGFSLGGPIIKNKLHFFVAWDHQLDSRPLVIADIRSQDDEKRFNTTTQTLNQFLDIARAKYGVGSSPQFGTFDKVRNSDAAFLRLDWQINEKNLLTLRNNFTYDLNKNGLGDNTNINFFESYGNDKNFDNSLLLTLRSNLQPNLTNELKAQYLYTFQDSYQNNQLGKPVPRAIVEGVSSSAGSTNIQIGGHRFAQESFRNNVFQIVDNLYYNTDKVKYTFGADLMYTTAKSVYGSEVNGRFHFQGMSNFDAMTPYKFYREVPLMADPSVRSNIWNIGLYGQFQTKVAKGLDLMAGLRLDYGGYPKAEFNQKLFDEMGIRTDNQIKSFVIQPRFQFDWNINEGNKDFLKFGAGIFSSDINNYMIINNLVFDGKHLATVDVTGKDVPFPDFNSYRNDYNSVPSLSQYQIPTINYTGKDAKIPIVYKANISYTHFFNERFRAGIAGYMALGRNNYFYYDRNMVANPFFTLANEGGRGVFIPTGAITNNDNSKSVSFDWKQGRINNNFGRVLELVSDGKVNQFSFVIDTSYRYWKDGEITASYTWSDIKDNTSYNGNVANSATLSTMIQSDPRDLRMTYSDNQFRNKVVIYGNSPTIAGFTLGIRYSGIGGTRFSATTGGNINGDFVDSNDLAFIFPNLTKSILDDPQVGQALKDYINEYNGKIAERNGGKNGFYGVWDVRVAKKIKFDKVGAFELSVDIFNVANLLNKEWGVNNSYGNTSLYKVTRFNKDTMQYEYTKNVSGGGLVPMTGNPYQIQIGAKYSF; encoded by the coding sequence ATGAAAAAAGTAAAGATTGTACTGGGATTATTGTTTTTAGGGCTTGGGACAATGGCTTATGCACAGACCACACAAGCTTCTATTGTAGGGAAAGTTATTGGGCCGGGAAGTATGGCTCAGGAAAAAGTGAAAGTAACGATCGTGAATGAGTCTACAGGATTCAGAACGGAAACGGAAACAAACTCAAAAGGGGAGTATATTTTTAAGGAAATTCCTCTTGGAGGCCCTTATACAGTTATTGTAAACGATGATAAAAAAGAAGGTTACAATGTGAACTTTGGAGATCAGGTCACTGTAAATATGGATCTGGGGAATGAAAAGAGTATTGAGGAGGTAAAAATTATCGGAAACCTGAAAAACAAGATCGGAAATCTTGGAGCTGCTACAGCAATTTCAGCGAAAAATATCAGCATACTTCCGGTGAACGGACGAAACTTTGCCAATCTTGCAGAGTTATCACCACTAAGCGGAAAAGGCGGAAATCTTTCCGGGCAGCTGGGATCTTCTACCAATTTTACGATTGATGGGATGACGGCCAAAAACCCTACTTCTGCAGGAGCTACTACCAGCCGAAGCGGCGCCCCTTTCTCTATCTCCATTGAAGCAGTACGTGAATTTAAAATTACTACCAACCAATATGATGTGACATTGGGAAGAAGTGGAGGAGGAACGGTAAGTGCTGTTACCAAATCAGGAACCAATAAATTTTCAGGAAGTGCCTGGGAATATTTAAGAACAAACTGGCTTTCCAGTCCATATGACATCAGAGGAAACAAAAGAAACAATGATTTCTCTACTTCTCAGTTCGGGTTTTCATTGGGTGGACCTATCATTAAAAATAAATTACATTTCTTCGTAGCATGGGATCACCAGCTGGATTCAAGACCTTTAGTGATTGCAGATATCAGATCTCAGGATGATGAAAAGAGATTCAATACTACCACGCAGACGCTTAATCAGTTTCTGGATATTGCACGGGCAAAATATGGGGTAGGAAGCAGCCCGCAATTCGGAACATTTGATAAAGTGAGAAACTCTGATGCCGCTTTCTTACGTCTTGACTGGCAGATCAACGAAAAGAACTTATTAACACTTAGAAATAATTTTACTTACGACCTTAATAAAAACGGTCTTGGCGATAATACCAATATCAATTTCTTTGAATCTTATGGGAATGACAAAAACTTTGATAACAGCTTGTTATTAACTTTAAGATCAAACCTGCAGCCTAATTTAACCAATGAATTGAAAGCGCAATATCTTTATACTTTCCAGGACAGTTATCAGAACAACCAATTGGGTAAACCTGTCCCGAGAGCTATTGTGGAGGGAGTGTCTTCAAGTGCAGGGTCTACCAATATTCAGATAGGAGGACACCGTTTTGCCCAGGAAAGTTTTAGAAATAATGTATTTCAGATTGTAGATAATTTATATTACAATACAGATAAAGTAAAATATACTTTCGGAGCAGATCTGATGTATACAACAGCAAAATCGGTATACGGAAGTGAGGTGAATGGAAGATTCCATTTCCAGGGAATGAGCAATTTTGATGCAATGACGCCTTACAAATTCTACAGAGAAGTTCCTTTGATGGCCGATCCGTCTGTAAGATCAAACATATGGAACATCGGTCTATACGGGCAATTCCAGACTAAAGTGGCTAAAGGTCTTGATTTAATGGCTGGTTTAAGATTAGACTACGGTGGTTACCCGAAAGCAGAATTCAACCAGAAACTGTTTGATGAAATGGGAATCAGAACTGATAATCAGATCAAATCATTTGTAATTCAGCCAAGATTCCAGTTTGACTGGAATATCAATGAAGGAAATAAAGACTTCCTTAAGTTCGGTGCCGGAATTTTCTCTTCGGATATCAACAACTATATGATCATTAACAACCTTGTATTCGATGGAAAGCATCTTGCTACAGTGGATGTAACAGGTAAAGATGTTCCGTTCCCAGATTTCAACAGCTACAGAAATGATTATAACTCGGTTCCGTCTCTTTCCCAGTATCAGATTCCAACCATTAACTATACCGGTAAAGATGCAAAAATTCCAATTGTTTATAAAGCAAATATTTCTTATACCCATTTCTTCAATGAAAGATTCAGAGCAGGAATTGCAGGCTACATGGCTTTGGGTAGAAATAATTATTTTTACTATGACAGAAATATGGTAGCCAACCCTTTCTTTACATTAGCGAACGAAGGAGGCAGAGGAGTATTTATCCCTACAGGAGCTATTACCAATAATGATAATTCAAAAAGTGTAAGTTTTGACTGGAAACAGGGAAGAATTAATAATAATTTCGGAAGAGTACTGGAATTGGTGAGTGATGGTAAAGTAAATCAGTTCTCATTCGTGATAGATACAAGTTACCGTTACTGGAAAGATGGGGAAATCACGGCAAGTTATACATGGTCTGACATCAAAGACAATACTTCTTACAATGGAAACGTAGCAAACTCTGCAACATTATCTACCATGATTCAGAGTGATCCGAGAGATTTAAGAATGACTTATTCTGACAACCAGTTCAGAAATAAAGTGGTCATCTATGGGAACTCTCCTACCATTGCAGGATTTACATTAGGAATCAGATATTCAGGAATCGGAGGAACTCGTTTCTCTGCAACAACAGGCGGAAATATCAATGGTGACTTTGTAGATTCCAATGACCTTGCTTTTATCTTCCCGAACCTTACCAAATCTATTTTGGATGATCCACAGGTAGGACAAGCTCTGAAAGATTATATCAACGAATACAACGGAAAAATCGCAGAACGTAACGGTGGTAAAAATGGATTCTACGGCGTTTGGGACGTTCGTGTAGCGAAAAAAATTAAATTCGATAAAGTGGGGGCTTTTGAACTTTCTGTAGATATCTTCAACGTAGCAAACCTTCTTAATAAAGAATGGGGTGTAAATAACTCATATGGAAATACCTCTCTGTATAAAGTAACCAGATTTAATAAGGATACCATGCAGTATGAATATACCAAAAACGTAAGTGGAGGAGGTTTGGTTCCAATGACAGGAAATCCATACCAGATCCAGATTGGTGCGAAGTATTCCTTCTAA
- a CDS encoding SusD/RagB family nutrient-binding outer membrane lipoprotein codes for MKKIIINLTLAASVFMLQSCDRTFEEINTDTSKIKDPSVGSLLAPIQYEMASYGYNRADDFTFDIMQIALDFPNEGNTYSRYYMDEKSGNGYWNTSYKWLKQVSDLRKYATKEQNNNYLAISMVLNAWIASNLTDAFGDVPLSEAVKIEENILKPKYDKQKDIYIQLLNDLKTANSLFNTNQALAETDLFYNANTNSQTGILGWKKFCNSLSLRLLTRILSKNGEVNVHERIQEIVNNPAQYPIFQNNADSAVLPLSGISPYLPPIARPQDFTAYRSAGEFFVNAMKDNNDPRMSMFFTKAKATTGEDLGYKGAPSGYALGTAFNYQPSNLNQNLAKAPLKILIMTYSEVQFILAELVNKGIIAGNQQTYYETGVKSIIEQWGATVPANYFSNNNVAYDGSLQKLMLQKYISLFFVDHQQWYEYRRTKLPVLPNNGGLQNGGQMPVRFMYPTTTKVMNTDNYNAAVQSMGGDNINVKMWWNK; via the coding sequence ATGAAAAAAATAATCATAAATCTGACATTAGCTGCTTCTGTTTTTATGCTTCAGTCCTGTGACAGAACCTTTGAAGAAATCAATACAGATACCAGCAAAATAAAAGATCCTTCTGTGGGAAGTCTTCTTGCTCCTATTCAGTATGAAATGGCAAGTTATGGCTATAACAGAGCAGATGATTTTACCTTTGATATCATGCAGATTGCTTTAGACTTTCCAAATGAAGGAAATACCTACAGCAGATATTATATGGACGAAAAAAGTGGTAACGGATACTGGAATACCTCTTATAAATGGCTTAAGCAGGTAAGCGACCTTAGAAAATATGCCACGAAAGAACAGAATAATAATTATCTGGCGATATCAATGGTCCTGAATGCATGGATCGCTTCCAATCTTACTGATGCTTTCGGAGATGTGCCTTTATCTGAAGCTGTGAAAATTGAAGAGAATATTTTGAAACCGAAATATGACAAACAGAAAGATATCTACATCCAGCTTTTAAATGACCTGAAGACAGCTAATTCATTATTCAATACCAACCAGGCATTAGCAGAAACAGATTTGTTTTACAATGCCAATACCAACAGCCAGACAGGTATTTTAGGATGGAAAAAATTCTGTAACTCTCTTTCATTAAGATTGCTAACGAGGATCTTGAGCAAAAACGGTGAAGTAAACGTACATGAAAGAATTCAGGAAATAGTTAACAATCCTGCTCAATACCCTATTTTTCAGAATAATGCGGACAGTGCTGTATTACCGCTTTCCGGAATATCTCCATACTTGCCACCAATTGCCCGTCCACAGGATTTTACGGCGTACAGATCAGCAGGAGAGTTCTTTGTGAATGCGATGAAAGATAATAATGATCCAAGGATGAGTATGTTCTTTACTAAAGCTAAAGCAACCACTGGAGAAGATCTTGGTTATAAAGGAGCTCCTTCAGGATATGCATTGGGAACAGCTTTCAACTATCAGCCTTCTAACCTTAACCAAAACCTGGCAAAAGCACCGCTGAAGATCTTAATCATGACCTATTCTGAGGTGCAGTTTATTCTGGCAGAATTGGTTAACAAAGGAATTATTGCAGGAAATCAGCAGACCTATTACGAAACGGGAGTGAAGTCAATTATTGAACAATGGGGAGCAACAGTTCCTGCCAATTATTTCAGTAATAACAATGTAGCTTATGATGGTTCACTTCAAAAACTGATGCTTCAAAAGTACATTTCCTTATTTTTTGTGGATCATCAGCAATGGTATGAGTACAGACGTACAAAACTGCCTGTACTACCCAATAACGGAGGGCTTCAGAACGGAGGACAGATGCCTGTAAGATTCATGTATCCTACCACTACAAAGGTGATGAATACGGATAATTATAACGCAGCAGTACAATCCATGGGAGGAGACAACATCAATGTAAAAATGTGGTGGAATAAATAA
- a CDS encoding glycerophosphodiester phosphodiesterase family protein — translation MKNFILGLAVLSTVMMKAQTQIIAHRGYFQAQPPTTENSIQSLENAQKLKIYGSEFDVRMTKDGVLVVNHDEHHGKMEISEATFKELEALKLSNGENFPTLKDYLKQGKKDKALKLIVEIKPAKTPEIENEITQKTIKMIKDMKLESQSEFISFSLNICKEIKKQAPSFKVQYLNGELSPEQIKKEGLDGMDYHYSVFQKNPTWIADAKALGLITNSWTVNDVAVYDELKKQGIGFVTTNIPDQLKNK, via the coding sequence ATGAAAAATTTTATCTTAGGGTTAGCAGTTTTAAGTACAGTTATGATGAAAGCACAAACCCAGATCATTGCCCATAGAGGATATTTCCAGGCTCAGCCTCCTACAACGGAGAACTCAATTCAATCATTGGAAAATGCCCAGAAATTAAAAATATATGGGTCTGAATTTGATGTAAGAATGACAAAAGATGGTGTATTGGTGGTCAATCACGATGAACATCATGGTAAAATGGAAATTTCTGAAGCTACATTCAAAGAACTGGAAGCATTGAAATTATCCAATGGAGAAAACTTTCCCACATTAAAAGACTATTTGAAACAGGGAAAAAAAGATAAAGCTCTGAAGCTGATCGTTGAGATCAAACCAGCCAAGACTCCGGAAATTGAAAATGAGATCACGCAGAAAACAATCAAAATGATCAAAGATATGAAGCTGGAATCTCAGAGTGAGTTTATTTCTTTCAGCCTTAATATCTGTAAAGAGATCAAAAAACAGGCACCTTCCTTTAAAGTTCAGTATCTGAATGGAGAACTGTCTCCTGAGCAGATCAAAAAAGAGGGATTGGATGGTATGGATTATCACTACAGTGTTTTCCAGAAAAACCCTACCTGGATTGCTGATGCAAAAGCATTGGGATTAATTACCAATTCATGGACCGTAAATGACGTTGCCGTATATGATGAATTGAAAAAGCAAGGAATCGGGTTTGTAACAACCAATATTCCTGATCAGTTGAAGAATAAATAA
- a CDS encoding SusC/RagA family TonB-linked outer membrane protein, with amino-acid sequence MRKETQKLLVLSLLGFVSVNLAAQQKAKKDTIKGLDEVVVTALGIKRHDRALGYVAEKVEAKTFEETQNNNWAQSMEGKVAGLKIQTAGAGPLGTSRITLRGEKSIMMDHNYALIVVDGVPLGNSTTGSGTAAYGAGSGGDVPIDLGNGLNSINPDDIESVTVLKGASAAALYGSRAANGALMITTKSGKTKNGKLRVTFNSSSSFDSVLKWPDWQYEYGQGTLATNTAGNFYYSYGLSADGPSTGGTSSAFGPKFAGQYYFQYDPNVVGQSKERQLWRPYENNIKGFWQTGSTYSNSISVESSNDKTSFRSSLTYLNNEWMMPNTGFDRFNFALSFAHQLTKKLKISTKFAYNTTSSDNLPATGYNNQSISYFMIFQNPNVDLEWYKPIWKPGQGQVDQIHPFSSFIDNPYMIAYEMLNGVRKKTITGNITADYQFNKNFSLMLRSGIEILNEKRTTKRPWSSANYLKGFYREQFIKNQEYNNDLLFSYKADWNKFSISASAGGSIRYNEYLMTDYQAIGLKTAGEYSLTNALSIPVKYPAPRDKHVDSVYGLLTLGYDNKVFVDVTGRNDWSSTLPKQNRSFFYPSVSTSFILSDIFNLKSNNLNLWKLRASWAKVGIDSDPYLLDNYYTASNITGSVVAPTTFNNPSLKPEKNTNIEAGMDFSLFKNRLNVNLTAYQNVSENQIIPVSLPSESGYSKRVINAGKIRNRGLELSADVFAVKTENFSWKVGGNWSTNENRVMTLPEGFDGIVSNVGDVVFYKMEVGGSLGDMYGFKLLRTPDGKVIYGDNGLPGRPADIEKVGNAFPKWRAGLQNDFKIKNFTVSFSFDGQYGGIAYSQSHHKMSEQGKLKSTLPGRDNPGGMIVGDGVVQNPDGSFSPNIKGVLVSSYYGDYYRRANVETNSFSTDFIKLRDARIAYSFPKETIKSLGLDDLTLAIFGKNLWMWTKFPMFDPEVATLDNATITPGVEMGQLPTARTVGFQLNLKF; translated from the coding sequence ATGCGTAAAGAGACACAAAAACTGTTGGTTTTGTCACTGTTAGGATTCGTCAGCGTTAATCTGGCAGCTCAGCAGAAAGCTAAAAAAGACACGATTAAAGGACTTGATGAAGTGGTGGTAACTGCTTTAGGGATCAAGAGACATGACAGGGCTTTGGGATATGTTGCAGAAAAAGTAGAAGCCAAAACATTTGAAGAAACCCAGAATAACAACTGGGCACAGTCAATGGAAGGGAAAGTGGCAGGTCTTAAAATTCAGACTGCCGGAGCAGGGCCGCTTGGAACTTCCAGAATTACTTTAAGAGGAGAAAAATCTATTATGATGGATCATAACTACGCTCTCATTGTAGTGGATGGCGTTCCATTGGGAAATTCTACTACAGGTTCCGGTACTGCAGCTTATGGAGCAGGTTCCGGAGGAGATGTTCCTATTGATCTTGGAAACGGACTGAACAGCATCAATCCGGATGATATTGAATCTGTAACTGTATTAAAAGGAGCTTCTGCAGCCGCATTATATGGATCCCGCGCAGCCAACGGAGCATTAATGATCACTACAAAATCCGGAAAAACAAAGAACGGAAAGCTGAGAGTAACTTTTAATTCTTCTTCAAGCTTTGATTCCGTATTGAAATGGCCGGACTGGCAGTATGAATACGGACAGGGAACTCTGGCAACCAATACAGCAGGAAATTTTTACTACTCTTATGGGCTTTCCGCAGATGGACCAAGCACAGGAGGTACAAGTAGTGCTTTCGGGCCAAAATTCGCCGGACAGTATTATTTTCAATATGATCCTAATGTAGTGGGACAAAGCAAGGAAAGACAATTGTGGAGACCTTATGAAAATAATATTAAAGGCTTCTGGCAAACAGGTTCTACCTACTCAAACAGTATTTCGGTAGAAAGCTCAAACGACAAAACAAGTTTCAGATCTTCACTTACGTACCTTAATAATGAGTGGATGATGCCAAATACCGGCTTTGACAGATTCAATTTTGCCCTATCTTTTGCACATCAGCTTACTAAAAAATTAAAAATCTCTACAAAATTTGCCTATAACACTACTTCCAGTGATAATCTTCCTGCGACGGGATACAACAACCAGTCGATCTCTTATTTCATGATCTTTCAGAATCCCAATGTGGATCTTGAATGGTATAAGCCGATCTGGAAGCCGGGTCAGGGACAGGTTGATCAAATCCATCCTTTTAGTTCCTTTATTGACAATCCTTATATGATCGCTTACGAAATGTTGAATGGTGTCAGAAAGAAAACGATTACAGGAAACATTACAGCAGATTATCAGTTTAATAAAAATTTCAGTTTGATGCTGAGGTCAGGTATTGAAATTCTGAATGAAAAAAGAACAACCAAAAGACCATGGAGTTCTGCAAACTATCTTAAAGGGTTCTACAGAGAACAGTTTATCAAAAATCAGGAATATAATAATGACCTTTTATTCTCTTACAAAGCAGATTGGAATAAATTCAGTATTTCAGCATCAGCAGGAGGAAGTATCCGTTATAATGAATATCTGATGACTGATTATCAGGCCATCGGATTGAAAACAGCAGGCGAATACAGCCTTACCAATGCTCTTTCTATTCCAGTCAAATATCCTGCACCAAGAGATAAACATGTAGACAGTGTTTACGGATTGCTTACGTTGGGATATGACAATAAAGTATTTGTAGATGTTACCGGACGAAATGACTGGAGTTCTACACTTCCAAAACAGAACAGATCATTCTTTTACCCTTCAGTAAGTACCAGTTTTATTTTATCAGATATTTTTAATCTGAAAAGTAATAACCTGAATCTATGGAAACTGAGAGCTTCATGGGCAAAAGTAGGTATAGACAGTGATCCCTATCTTTTGGATAACTACTATACAGCAAGTAATATTACAGGAAGTGTGGTAGCACCTACTACTTTTAATAACCCTTCCCTTAAACCTGAGAAAAATACTAATATTGAAGCAGGTATGGATTTCAGCCTTTTCAAAAACAGGTTGAATGTGAATCTTACCGCTTATCAGAACGTCAGTGAAAACCAAATTATCCCTGTTTCATTACCTTCCGAAAGCGGATATTCCAAAAGGGTTATCAATGCAGGGAAAATCAGAAACAGAGGTCTTGAACTTTCAGCAGATGTATTTGCTGTAAAAACAGAAAATTTCTCATGGAAAGTAGGTGGGAACTGGTCTACCAACGAAAACAGAGTGATGACTTTACCTGAAGGATTTGACGGAATTGTGTCCAACGTAGGTGATGTTGTTTTCTATAAAATGGAAGTGGGAGGCTCTCTTGGAGATATGTATGGATTTAAATTATTAAGAACTCCGGACGGAAAAGTAATTTACGGAGATAACGGACTTCCGGGAAGACCTGCAGATATTGAAAAAGTAGGAAATGCATTTCCGAAATGGAGAGCCGGTCTTCAGAATGATTTCAAGATCAAAAACTTTACAGTCAGCTTCTCATTTGACGGGCAGTACGGAGGTATTGCGTATTCACAGTCACATCATAAAATGTCTGAGCAGGGTAAACTGAAATCTACCCTTCCGGGAAGAGACAATCCTGGCGGAATGATTGTAGGAGACGGTGTTGTTCAGAATCCTGACGGATCTTTCAGCCCAAATATAAAAGGAGTACTGGTGTCTTCTTATTATGGAGATTACTATAGAAGAGCCAATGTGGAAACCAACAGCTTCAGTACAGATTTTATTAAGCTGAGAGATGCAAGAATTGCCTATTCATTCCCGAAAGAGACCATAAAATCTCTGGGTCTAGATGATCTTACTCTTGCCATTTTCGGAAAAAATCTGTGGATGTGGACGAAGTTCCCAATGTTTGATCCTGAAGTCGCTACGCTGGATAATGCAACCATTACTCCAGGGGTTGAAATGGGACAGCTTCCAACGGCAAGAACAGTCGGTTTTCAGTTAAATCTTAAATTCTAA
- the ligA gene encoding NAD-dependent DNA ligase LigA, protein MSENIQQKIEQLRKELHQHNDNYYQLDTPTITDFEFDMLLQELQDLEAKYPEFYDENSPTVRVGGGVTKVFPTIQHKFRMYSLDNSYDFDDLEDWEKRIIKTIEDPVEFVAELKYDGASISILYENGKLSQAVTRGDGFQGDEITPNVRTISDIPLTLKGDFPAQFFMRGEIYLTRKNFDKINKLREEEGLDPFMNPRNTASGSLKMQDSAEVRKRGLSSVLYQYISEDIPAETHWELLQKAQSWGFKTSQQAKLCKTMAEVQEFITFWDTERHNLPFEIDGIVLKVNSLQQQRQLGYTAKSPRWAMAYKFKAEKVETELQSVSYQVGRTGAITPVANLKPVLLAGTIVKRASLHNEDIIKKLDLHEHDFVYVEKGGEIIPKIVGVNTDKRTEESKEIEYIKHCPECGTELVKIEDQAIHFCPNELHCPPQVVGRMIHYVSRKALNIDNLGSETIEQLYREKLIENPADFYVLTKEQLLPLERMAEKSAQNIISGIEKSKEIAFEKVLYGIGIKHVGETVAKKLVKNFPTIEELKNATVEELCQVEDIGAKIAISIVEFFQNSENVLMIERLKSYGVQLEKGESTNEVLSNVLEGKTFLFTGKLSLFTRESAEEMVEKHGGKNISAVSKNLNYLVVGEKAGSKLKKAQDIGTITILDEQQFLDLIEK, encoded by the coding sequence ATGTCTGAAAACATTCAACAAAAGATAGAACAGCTCCGCAAAGAGCTTCACCAGCATAACGACAACTATTATCAACTGGATACACCCACCATTACGGATTTTGAATTCGACATGCTTCTGCAGGAACTTCAGGATCTGGAGGCTAAATACCCAGAGTTTTATGATGAGAACTCGCCTACTGTACGTGTAGGTGGTGGTGTTACCAAAGTTTTCCCTACCATTCAGCATAAATTCAGAATGTACTCTCTGGATAATTCTTATGATTTTGACGACCTGGAAGACTGGGAAAAAAGAATTATCAAAACCATTGAAGACCCTGTAGAATTTGTTGCTGAACTAAAGTATGACGGTGCTTCCATTTCTATTCTTTATGAAAACGGAAAACTTTCACAGGCAGTTACCCGTGGCGACGGCTTCCAGGGAGATGAGATTACCCCGAATGTACGTACCATTTCAGATATTCCTTTGACATTAAAAGGTGATTTCCCGGCTCAGTTTTTTATGCGTGGAGAAATTTATCTGACCAGAAAAAACTTTGATAAAATCAATAAGCTTCGTGAAGAAGAAGGTCTTGACCCTTTCATGAATCCAAGAAATACAGCCAGCGGAAGTTTGAAAATGCAGGACAGCGCTGAGGTGAGAAAACGTGGACTTTCTTCTGTACTGTATCAGTACATATCTGAAGATATTCCTGCAGAAACACATTGGGAGCTTCTTCAGAAAGCACAGAGCTGGGGTTTCAAAACGTCTCAGCAGGCAAAATTATGTAAAACCATGGCTGAGGTACAGGAGTTTATTACTTTCTGGGATACAGAACGTCATAATCTTCCTTTTGAAATTGATGGAATTGTTTTAAAAGTAAATTCATTGCAGCAGCAGAGACAGCTTGGTTATACGGCTAAATCTCCTCGTTGGGCAATGGCATATAAATTTAAGGCAGAAAAGGTAGAGACAGAACTTCAAAGTGTTTCTTATCAGGTAGGAAGAACGGGTGCCATTACTCCTGTTGCTAATCTTAAACCTGTTTTACTGGCCGGAACTATCGTAAAAAGAGCTTCTCTGCATAATGAGGATATCATCAAGAAACTGGATCTTCATGAACATGATTTCGTATATGTAGAAAAAGGAGGTGAAATTATTCCAAAAATTGTAGGCGTAAACACGGATAAAAGAACTGAGGAAAGCAAAGAAATTGAATACATTAAACATTGTCCTGAATGTGGAACAGAACTGGTGAAAATTGAAGATCAGGCCATCCATTTCTGTCCGAACGAACTTCACTGCCCGCCACAGGTGGTTGGAAGAATGATTCACTATGTTTCCAGAAAAGCATTGAATATTGACAATCTTGGAAGTGAAACTATTGAACAGCTGTACCGAGAAAAACTGATCGAAAATCCTGCAGACTTCTATGTTTTGACGAAAGAACAGCTTCTTCCGTTGGAAAGAATGGCTGAGAAATCAGCTCAGAACATCATCTCAGGAATTGAAAAATCCAAAGAAATTGCTTTTGAAAAGGTATTATATGGAATCGGGATTAAGCATGTAGGAGAAACGGTTGCCAAGAAACTTGTCAAAAACTTCCCAACGATTGAGGAGTTAAAGAATGCAACTGTAGAAGAGCTTTGCCAGGTAGAAGATATCGGGGCTAAGATTGCAATAAGCATCGTAGAATTCTTCCAGAATTCCGAAAACGTATTGATGATCGAACGTTTAAAATCTTATGGTGTACAGCTTGAAAAAGGAGAAAGCACGAATGAAGTATTATCCAATGTTCTGGAAGGGAAAACATTCCTTTTCACCGGAAAACTGTCTTTATTCACCAGAGAATCTGCTGAGGAAATGGTAGAAAAGCATGGCGGAAAAAATATTTCTGCAGTTTCAAAAAACCTCAACTATCTTGTAGTAGGTGAAAAAGCCGGAAGCAAGCTGAAAAAAGCTCAGGATATCGGAACAATTACAATTCTGGATGAGCAGCAGTTTCTGGATCTGATTGAAAAATAA